The genomic segment ATCACCTCCCCTCACATTAGAGCCGCTGGCTCTTTTCTGTATAAATTTTTGTGCGTCATTTACCAGTGTTAAGCGTCTTTTTTCAGTACACGATTACACAATCCGCTATAAAAACCAAGCTTGCGTCGCAACAGCATAGTTTCACCGGAAAAAAATGTCAAGAATGAAATTAGTTCTCTTGTCAGTTCTGCGTCAATCTAAATTAGCGTAAATACCAGCCATAAAAGGCAGCGACAGTTCCAGGCTGTCTCCCGGAATCCTCTGAACCATGAGCAGCGCCGTCATATCGAAATTGGGATCCACACAGAACCAGGTGCCTGCAGCGCCGCTCCAGCCGAATTCCCCAGGCAGACAGTTCAATCCGGCCTGCGCCGGGTCCGTCAAAACCCGTACACCCAGGCCATAGCCGTAGCCCCGCTGTTTTTGCGTGCTGTGCGCAGCAAGCTGAGCCGGCGTCAGGTGGTTGGATGACATAAACCGGACGGTATTGCGGCCTAAAATGCGCGCGCCTTCATAGCTGCCCCCTTTCAGCAGCATCTGCGCAAATATGTTGTAATCCTGCATCGTACTGTACAATCCGGCGCCTCCGGACTCAAAAGAAGGCCGGACGAGGGGCGGCCTCATATAGCTCACGGCCTCCCGCCACGCGCCGTCCTCCCCTTTTTCGTAAATCCCGGACAGGCGGCTGGCCTGTTCCTCGTTCAAATAAAAGCCGGTATCTTTCATGCCCAGCGGTTCGAAAATCTCACGCCGCATAAAATCTCCCAGCCGCATCCCCGTGATGGCTTCCAGAACGCCGCCCAGCACGTCGGTGCCGTAACCGTAGAGAAAGCGCGACCCCGGCGCGCAGGACAGGGGTTCCGCTCCCAATTCCTCCAGCAGTTTTTCCATCGGAAAATCGCCCCCGTAAGGCGGGATATCCACTTCCTTATAACGTGCGCAGCTCGGATACTTCGCCACAGGGTATGGTAATCCCGCGGTCATCGTAAAGAGATGCCCGATCTCAAGCGGGATGTCAGATTTCCGCACCTCGAAGCCGCTGAAGCTGTTGGGATGATAATATCGCGTCTCGCCAAATTGAGGCAGGAATTTTGAAACAGGGTCGAACATACGAAAATAACCCTGCTCATAAAGTTTGAGCAAAGCGACTACGGTCACGGGCTTGGTCATAGAAAAAATTCGGTAAATGGTGTCCTCTCCAACAGGAATCCTGTTGGCAAGGTCGGCATAACCGCTGTAATCGCAGAAAACGGTCTCACCCTTTTTCATGACCATTGCGGCGACTCCGACTGCCACTCCCGAACAGGTAAAACGTTTCAGCAGTTCCGCGCTGTAAGAGAAGCCCTCTATGATTCTTTTCACAATATCACCCTTATTTCATTTATTTCACCGTCATTTTCATGGAGATTCCGAAATTTCCGGCACGACCTCCGCGCCGCAGCGAACAATCGCCAGGCGCGCTCCTTCGCCGTATCGGTTCAACAGGCGCGCAAGCTCCCGCCCGATGTCCCGTACTCTGCGGATTTTCGCCCGGGCAAGCACTTCGTCCGGCAAGCCGTTTGTGTACATGGACATGTGGTACCGCCTTCTCATTCGGGAAAGCTGTGCACCCACCGCCACCGCCAGCGGGTCCCAATTTTCCGTTTTCCCGTCCTGGCAAAGCGCCTCCAAAACGGTTTCGGCGTTGTCGTCGCCTATCATCCGGGCATATATGGGATGCGGTCCTTCTCCCTCATAGCATGGAGCCACCAACAGGGATGTACCTCCATCGCGCAGCAAAATATCCGACGGGTAAAAGCCCTTGGTGCCCTGCCAAAAGTCGCCGTCGGAGGGGTGAGAATCTACAAGAACGATGTCGGCCCGATGAGGCGCTTTGACAAAGTAAACTTCCCTGCCGAAGGAAACGCCTTTCCGATGGGCCAGGACGGGGTGGCCCGCAACCACGCGATAGATTTCTCCCCCTCCCAGCAAAACGGTGTTGACGATAAAGTGCAGCCCAATCGTTTCGGCCCACTGCTCAATGTCATGACGAACGGGGTTGTCCGCATCGCCAAAATAACTGTTGCTCAACATGGCCGCTTTCATGTGGAAACGGGACACGGTGCGCTCCGACGTAACGCCGGGAAAGAGGATTTTGGCGCCGCCCGACCAACCCAGCGTTCCGTGGGGCGCTATGTTTCCTATGCCAATCCGCACGTCGCTGTCCATGACATCGCGGTACACTTCGATTCCTATGCCGTTTTCCGTTGTCCCAACAAGTATAAGACTGTTCGGATCTGTAAAGGAGGACTGTAAAACCCGATATTCGCTGAGGACTTCTTCCCCCAGCTTTTCGCAAATTTCCCGTGATTCCATTTTTCTGTGGCTTCCCAGCGCCAGAACGAAGAAAATATCTTCTCTTCTCGTACCCAGGGCCTCAAGCCTGGGCAGGAGAGACCTCAAAATCAACCACACAGGCGTAGGCCGGGAGATGTCGTCACTTATAATACAAACCCGCTTCCCGGGGGCGATCAAATCTTCAAGCCTGACGCCGATCGGGGCATTCAGTGCGTTCTCAACCTCCAACAACGGTTCTGAAGCCGCCTTTATCCGGTTGGGCTCTATTTCAAAACACTCGCAGTCATCGGGCAGATCAAATTCAATGACATCTTTACCGTAGCTGATCCACTGCAGCACAAACATCACATCCGCCAAATTGTTTCTGACTCCCGGTGATTGAAGTATAGCTGATTTGCGTTCAAAAGGTCAAATAAGAATCAGGTCAAATTTATCAATTTCCGTCGGGCTATTCGGGCCGGCGTTTCGTTTTTGCCCGACGGACCCTTCGAAGGGGAACCGTCCGCTCCCGGCTTCTGCCCGAGTCCAGTTCGATGAGAGCGAAGCCCTTCTCTTTTTCGAGTCTGGAGCGGAACATTTCAGCCGTGGACCGGTGGCAGGTCAGAAGGATGACCTGAAGGCCTTCGGAAAGTTTCCACAGAGCCTCCAGAGCGCCCCGTTGACGTTCTTCGTCGAAGCGCACCAGAATGTCATCCAGCACCACCGGGATGGACTCCGATATTTCCGCCTGACGGGCCGCCATCGCCAGCCGGAGAGAGAGCCAGACCTGATCCGCCAGTCCGGAGCTCCAGACGTTCTCATTCAGTTTTATTCCGGTTTGACGCTCCAGGAGCAGATCGTTTTCCTTTTCGGAATCGGAAGCGGATTCCGGACCTTCTGAACTGAAAAGCATCCCCCATCTTCCGGCATCCGTGCCCAGAATATCGGCCAGAATGTTTTCCGCCTGACGGGTGACGGTG from the Synergistaceae bacterium genome contains:
- a CDS encoding beta-lactamase family protein, which codes for MKRIIEGFSYSAELLKRFTCSGVAVGVAAMVMKKGETVFCDYSGYADLANRIPVGEDTIYRIFSMTKPVTVVALLKLYEQGYFRMFDPVSKFLPQFGETRYYHPNSFSGFEVRKSDIPLEIGHLFTMTAGLPYPVAKYPSCARYKEVDIPPYGGDFPMEKLLEELGAEPLSCAPGSRFLYGYGTDVLGGVLEAITGMRLGDFMRREIFEPLGMKDTGFYLNEEQASRLSGIYEKGEDGAWREAVSYMRPPLVRPSFESGGAGLYSTMQDYNIFAQMLLKGGSYEGARILGRNTVRFMSSNHLTPAQLAAHSTQKQRGYGYGLGVRVLTDPAQAGLNCLPGEFGWSGAAGTWFCVDPNFDMTALLMVQRIPGDSLELSLPFMAGIYANLD
- the larA gene encoding nickel-dependent lactate racemase — encoded protein: MMFVLQWISYGKDVIEFDLPDDCECFEIEPNRIKAASEPLLEVENALNAPIGVRLEDLIAPGKRVCIISDDISRPTPVWLILRSLLPRLEALGTRREDIFFVLALGSHRKMESREICEKLGEEVLSEYRVLQSSFTDPNSLILVGTTENGIGIEVYRDVMDSDVRIGIGNIAPHGTLGWSGGAKILFPGVTSERTVSRFHMKAAMLSNSYFGDADNPVRHDIEQWAETIGLHFIVNTVLLGGGEIYRVVAGHPVLAHRKGVSFGREVYFVKAPHRADIVLVDSHPSDGDFWQGTKGFYPSDILLRDGGTSLLVAPCYEGEGPHPIYARMIGDDNAETVLEALCQDGKTENWDPLAVAVGAQLSRMRRRYHMSMYTNGLPDEVLARAKIRRVRDIGRELARLLNRYGEGARLAIVRCGAEVVPEISESP